A segment of the Hemicordylus capensis ecotype Gifberg chromosome 6, rHemCap1.1.pri, whole genome shotgun sequence genome:
tgtgagttgatggaaggggttctggcatggagggttcctcagtgagctcttcccgcagaatgtcattggtgatgtgagttgctggaaggcgTTCTGGCATGgacggttcctcagtgagctcttcccgcaagatgtcattggtgatgtgagttgctggaaggggttctggcatggagggttcctcaatgagcacttctcCCAGGATATCATTGGTGATGCTAGGTGCTGGaagggttctggcacggagggttgctcagtgagtgcttcccccaggatgttgttggtgatgccaggtgctggaaggggttctgccatggaggtttcctcagtgagcgcttccccgaggatgtcattggtcatgcgaggtgctggaaggggttctggcacggagggttcctcagtgagttcTTCCCCCAGAATCtcattggtgatatgaggtgctggaaggggttctggcatggagggttcctcaatgagcgcttcccccaggatcttgtttgtgatgtgaggtgctggaaagggttctggcatggagggttcctcgatGAGTGCTTCcctcaggatgtcattggtgatgtgagttgctggattGGGTTCTGGCAtcgagggttcctcaatgagtgcatCCCCCAAggtgttgttggtgatgtgagctgCTGGACGGGGTAATGGCATGGAggcttcctcagtgagctcttcccccagtaTGTCATTGGTGATATAAGGTCCTGGAAGGGGTTCttgcatggagggttcctcaatgagcgcttcccgcaggatgtcattggtcattcgaggtgctggaaggggttctgtcacgaaggggtcctcagtgagctcttcccccaggatgtcgttggtgatacgaagtgctggaagaggttctggcacggagggttatTCAATGATCATATCGCCGAGGATGTTGTTGGTGACGCGAggtgctggagggggttctggaatggagggttcctcacagtgagctcttcccgcaggatgtcattggtgatgtgagttgctggaaggggttctggcatggagggttcctcaatgagcgcttctcccaggatgtcattgttGATGCTAggttctggaaggggttctggcacggagggttgctctgtgagcgcttcccccaggatgttgttggtgatgccaggtgctggaaggggttctggcatggagggttcctcaatgagcgcttctcccaggatgtcattggtgatgcgaggtgctggaagtggttctggcatggtgggttcctcagtgagcgcttcccccaggatgtcattggtggtgtgagttgctggaaggggttctggcatggagggttcctcaatgagcgcttcgcccaggatgtcattggtcatgcgagttGCTGGAAGGGTTCTGTCATGGAGGTTTCCTTAGTGAGCTCTTCACCAAGGATGTCGTTCGTGATACGAGGTGcttgaagaggttctggcatggagggttcctcagtgagctcttcccccaggatgttgttggtgatgtgagttgctggaagaggttctggcatggagggttcatcagtgagctcttccaccaagatgtcattggtcatgcgagttGCTGGAAGGGTTCTGTCATGGAGGTTTCCTTAGTGAGCTCTTCaccaaggatgtcgttggtgatacgaggtgcttgaagaggttctggcatggagggttcctcagtgagctcttcccccaggatgttgttggtgatgtgagttgctggaagaggttctggcatggagggttcatcagtgagctcttccaccaagatgtcattggtcatgccaggttctggaaggggttctggcatggagttttcctcagtgagcgcttccccgaggatgtcattggtcatgcgaggtgctggaaggggttctgtcacggagggttcctcagtgagttcCTCCCCCAGAATCTCActggtgatatgaggtgctggaaggggttctggcatggagggttccttagagagctcttcccccaggatgtcattggtcatgtgagttgctggaaggggttgtGTCacggaggattcctcagtgagcgcttcacCCAGGATGTCATTtttgatgtgagttgctggagggggttccagaatggagggttcctcagtgagctctgcccgcaggatgtcattggtgatgtgagttgatggaaggggttctggcatggagggttcctcagtgagctcttcccgcagaatgtcattggtgatgtgagttgctggaaggcgTTCTGGCATGgacggttcctcagtgagctcttcccgcaagatgtcattggtgatgtgagttgctggaaggggttctggcatggagggttcctcaatgagcacttctcCCAGGATATCATTGGTGATGCTAGGTGCTGGaagggttctggcacggagggttgctcagtgagtgcttcccccaggatgttgttggtgatgccaggtgctggaaggggttctgccatggaggtttcctcagtgagcgcttccccgaggatgtcattggtcatgcgaggtgctggaaggggttctggcacggagggttcctcagtgagttcTTCCCCCAGAATCtcattggtgatatgaggtgctggaaggggttctggcatggagggttcctcaatgagcgcttcccccaggatcttgtttgtgatgtgaggtgctggaaagggttctggcatggagggttcctcgatGAGTGCTTCcctcaggatgtcattggtgatgtgagttgctggattGGGTTCTGGCAtcgagggttcctcaatgagtgcatCCCCCAAggtgttgttggtgatgtgagctgCTGGACGGGGTAATGGCATGGAggcttcctcagtgagctcttcccccagtaTGTCATTGGTGATATAAGGTCCTGGAAGGGGTTCttgcatggagggttcctcaatgagcgcttcccgcaggatgtcattggtcattcgaggtgctggaaggggttctgtcacgaaggggtcctcagtgagctcttcccccaggatgtcgttggtgatacgaagtgctggaagaggttctggcacggagggttatTCAATGATCATATCGCCGAGGATGTTGTTGGTGACGCGAggtgctggagggggttctggaatggagggttcctcacagtgagctcttcccgcaggatgtcattggtgatgtgagttgctggaaggggttctggcatggagggttcctcaatgagcgcttctcccaggatgtcattgttGATGCTAggttctggaaggggttctggcacggagggttgctctgtgagcgcttcccccaggatgttgttggtgatgccaggtgctggaaggggttctggcatggagggttcctcaatgagcgcttctcccaggatgtcattggtgatgcgaggtgctggaagtggttctggcatggtgggttcctcagtgagcgcttcccccaggatgtcattggtggtgtgagttgctggaaggggttctggcatggagggttcctcaatgagcgcttcgcccaggatgtcattggtcatgcgagttGCTGGAAGGGTTCTGTCATGGAGGTTTCCTTAGTGAGCTCTTCACCAAGGATGTCGTTCGTGATACGAGGTGcttgaagaggttctggcatggagggttcctcagtgagctcttcccccaggatgttgttggtgatgtgagttgctggaagaggttctggcatggagggttcatcagtgagctcttccaccaagatgtcattggtcatgcgagttGCTGGAAGGGTTCTGTCATGGAGGTTTCCTTAGTGAGCTCTTCaccaaggatgtcgttggtgatacgaggtgcttgaagaggttctggcatggagggttcctcagtgagctcttcccccaggatgttgttggtgatgtgagttgctggaagaggttctggcatggagggttcatcagtgagctcttccaccaagatgtcattggtcatgccaggttctggaaggggttctggcatggagttttcctcagtgagcgcttccccgaggatgtcattggtcatgcgaggtgctggaaggggttctggcacggagggttcctcagtgagttcCTCCCCCAGAATCTCActggtgatatgaggtgctggaaggggttctggcatggagggttccttagagagctcttcccccaggatgtcattggtcatgtgagttgctggaaggggttgtGTCacggaggattcctcagtgagcgcttcacCCAGGATGTCATTtttgatgtgagttgctggagggggttccagaatggagggttcctcagtgagctctgcccgcaggatgtcattggtgatgtgagttgatggaaggggttctggcatggagggttcctcagtgagctcttcccgcagaatgtcattggtgatgtgagttgctggaaggcgTTCTGGCATGgacggttcctcagtgagctcttcccgcaagatgtcattggtgatgtgagttgctggaaggggttctggcatggagggttcctcaatgagcacttctcCCAGGATATCATTGGTGATGCTAGGTGCTGGaagggttctggcacggagggttgctcagtgagtgcttcccccaggatgttgttggtgatgccaggtactggaaggggttctgccatggaggtttcctcagtgagcgcttccccgaggatgtcattggtcatgcgaggtgctggaaggggttctggcacagagggttcctcagtgagttcTTCCCCCAGAATCtcattggtgatatgaggtgctagaaggggttctggcatggagggttccttagtgagctcttcccccaggatgtcattggtcatgtgagttgctggaaggggttgtGTCacggaggattcctcagtgagcgcttaaCCCAGGATGTTATTtttgatgtgagttgctggagggggttccagaatggagggttcctcagtgagctcttcccgcaggatgtcattggtgatgtgagttgctagaaggggttctggcatggagggttcctcagtgagctcttcccgcaggatgtcattggtgatacgaggtgctggaagaggttctggtatggaggattcctcagtgagctcctcccccaggatgtcatttgtgatgtgagttgctggaagtggttctgccatggagggttcctcagtgaggtCTTCCCCCAgtatgtcattggtgatgtgagttgctggaaggggttctggcatggagggttcctcaatgagcgcttctcccaggatatcattggtcatgcgaggtgctggaagggttctggcacggagggttgctcagtgagcgcttcccccaggatgttgttggtgatgcctggtgctggaaggggttctggcacagagggttcctcaatgagcgcttcccccaggatgttgttggtgatgccaggtgctggaaggggttctggcatggagggttcctcaatgagcgcttgccccaggatgtcattggtcatgcgaggtgctggaagggttcTGTCATGGAGGTTTCCTTAGTGAGCTCTTcgccaaggatgtcgttggtgatacgaggtgctggaagaggttctggcatggagggttcatcagtgagctcttcccgcaagatgtcattggtgatgtgacttgctggaagtggttctggcacggaggattcctcagtgagctcttcccccaggatgtcattggtgatatgaggttttggaaggggttctggcatggagggttcctcaatcaGCGCTTCCCCCACGATTTCAATGGAGATGCGAGGTGCTGGACGGGTTTTGTCATGGAGGTTTCCTTAGTGAGCTCTTcgccaaggatgtcgttggtgatacgaggtgcttgaagaggttctggcatggagggttcctcagtgagctcttcccccaggatgtcgttggtgatacgaggtgctggaataggttctggcatggagggttcatcagtgagctcttcccgcaagatgtcattggtgatgtgactTGCTGGAAGGGATTCTggtatggagggttcctcagtgagctcttcccgcaagatgtcattggtgatgtgagttgctggaagggatTCTGGCAttgagggttcctcagtgagctcttcccgcaggatgtcattggtgatgtgagttgctggatggggttctggcatggagggttcctcaatgagcgcttctcccaggatgtcattggtgatgctaggtgctggaaggggttctggcacggagggttgctcagtgagcacttcccccaggatgttgttggtgatgccaggtgctggaaggggttctggcatggaggtttCATCAATGAgcgcttctcccaggatgtcattggtgattcgaggtgctggaaggggttctggcatgctgggttcctcagtgagcgcttcccccaggatgtcattggtggtGCGAGTTGCTttaaggggttctggcatggagggttcctcaatgagtgcttcccccaggatgtcattggtcatgcgaggtgctggaaaggTTCTGTCATGTAGATTTCCTTAGTGAGCTCTTcgccaaggatgtcgttggtgatacgaggtgcttgaagaggttctggcatggagggttcctcagtgagctcttcccccaggatgttgttggtgatacgaggtgctggaagaggttctgtcatggaggtttcctcagtgaactcttccaccaggatgtcattggtgatgcgaggtgctgggagtggttctgtcatggagggttcatcagtgagctcttcccgcaGGATGTCATTGgagatgtgagttgctggaaggggttctggcatggagggttcctcagtgagctcttcccgcaagatgtcattggtgatgtgagttgctggaaggggttctggcatggagggttcctcaatgagcgcttctcccaggatatcattggtcatgcgaggtgctggaagggttctggcacggagggttgctcagtgagcgcttcccccaggatgttgttggtgatgcctggtgctggaaggggttctggcacagagggttcctcaatgagcgcttcccccaggatgttgttggtgatgccaggtgctggaaggggttctggcatggagggttcctcaatgagcgcttgccccaggatgtcattggtcatgcgaggtgctggaagggttcTGTCATGGAGGTTTCCTTAGTGAGCTCTTcgccaaggatgtcgttggtgatacgaggtgctggaagaggttctggcatggagggttcatcagtgagctcttcccgcaagatgtcattggtgatgtgacttgctggaagtggttctggcacggaggattcctcagtgagctcttcccccaggatgtcattggtgatatgaggttttggaaggggttctggcatggagggttcctcaatcaGCGCTTCCCCCACGATTTCATTGGAGATGCGAGGTGCTGGACGGGTTCTGCCATGGAGGTTTCCTTAGTGAGCTCTTcgccaaggatgtcgttggtgatacgaggtgcttgaagaggttctggcatggagggttcctcagtgagctcttcccccaggatgtcgttggtgatacgaggtgctggaataggttctggcatggagggttcatcagtgagctcttcccgcaagatgtcattggtgatgtgactTGCTGGAAGGGATTCTggtatggagggttcctcagtgagctcttcccgcaagatgtcattggtgatgtgagttgctggaagggatTCTGGCAttgagggttcctcagtgagctcttcccgcaggatgtcattggtgatgtgagttgctggatggggttctggcatggagggttcctcaatgagcgcttctcccaggatgtcattggtgatgctaggtgctggaaggggttctggcacggagggttgctcagtgagcacttcccccaggatgttgttggtgatgccaggtgctggaaggggttctggcatggaggtttCATCAATGAgcgcttctcccaggatgtcattggtgattcgaggtgctggaaggggttctggcatgctgggttcctcagtgagcgcttcccccaggatgtcattggtggtGCGAGTTGCTttaaggggttctggcatggagggttcctcaatgagtgcttcccccaggatgtcattggtcatgcgaggtgctggaagggttcTGTCATGTAGATTTCCTTAGTGAGCTCTTcgccaaggatgtcgttggtgatacgaggtgcttgaagaggttctggcatggagggttcctcagtgagctcttcccccaggatgttgttggtgatacgaggtgctggaagaggttctgtcatggaggtttcctcagtgaactcttccaccaggatgtcattggtgatgcgaggtgctgggagtggttctgtcatggagggttcatcagtgagctcttcccgcaGGATGTCATTGgagatgtgagttgctggaaggggttctggcatggagggttcctcagtgagctcttcccgcaagatgtcattggtgatgtgagttgctggaaggggttctggcatggagggttcctcaatgagtgcttctcccaggatatcattggtcatgcgaggtgctggaagggttctggcacggagggttgctcagtgagcgcttcccccaggatgttgttggtgatgccaggtgctggaaggggttctgccatggagggttcctcaatgagcgcttctcccaggatgtcattggtgatgctaggtgctggaaggggttctggcacggagggttcctcaatgagcgcttcccccaggatgttgttggtgatgccaggtgctggaaggggttctggcatggagggttcctcaatgagcgcttcccccaggatgtcattggtcatgcgaggtgctggaagggttcTGTCATGGAGGTTTCCTTAGTGAGCTCTTCGCCAAGGATGTCGTTgatgatacgaggtgctggaagaggttctggcatggagggttcatcagtgagctcttcccgcaagatgtcattggtgatgtgacttgctggaaggggttctggcatggaggtttcctcagtgagcgcttccccgaggatgtcattggtcatgcgaggtgctggaaggggttctggcacggagggttcctcagtgagctcttcccccaggatgtcattggtgatatgaggtTTTGGAAGGGGTTctagcatggagggttcctcaatgagcgcttcccccaggatttcATTGGAGATGCGAGGTGCTGGACGGGTTCTGTCATGGAGGTTTCCTTAGTGAGATCTTcgccaaggatgtcgttggtgatacgaggtgcttgaagaggttctggcatggagggttcctcagtgagctcttcccccaggatgtcgttggtgatacgaggtgctggaagaggttctggcatggagggttcatcagtgagctcttcccgcaagatgtcattggtgatgtgactTGCTGGAAGGAATTCTggtatggagggttcctcagtgagctcttcccgcaagatgtcattggtgatgtgagttgctggaagggatTCTGGCAttgagggttcctcagtgagctcttcccgcaggatgtcattggtgatgtgagttgctggatggggttctggcatggagggttcctcaatgagcgcttctcccaggatgtcattggtgatgctaggtgctggaaggggttctggcacggagggttgctcagtgagcgcttcccccaggatgttgttggtgatgccaggtgctggaaggggttctggcatggaggtttCTTCAATGAgcgcttctcccaggatgtcattggtgatgcgaggtgctggaaggggttctggcatgctgtgttcctcagtgagcgcttcccccaggatgtcattggtggtGCGAGTTGCTttaaggggttctggcatggagggttcctcaatgagtgcttcccccaggatgtcattggtcatgcgaggtgctggaagggttcTGTCATGTAGATTTCCTTAGTGAGCTCTTcgccaaggatgtcgttggtgatacgaggtgcttgaagaggttctggcatggagggttcctcagtgagctcttcccccaggatgttgttgttgatgcgaggtgctggaattGGTTCTGGCATGaatggttcctcagtgagctcttcccccaggatgttgttggtgatacgaggtgctggaagaggttctggcatggagggttcatcagtgagctcttccaccaggatgtcattggtcatgccagatgctggaaggggttctggcatggaggtttcctcagtgagctcttcccccaggatgtcattggtcatgccaggtgctggaaggggttctgtcatggaggtttcctcagtgagctcttccaccaggatgtcattggtc
Coding sequences within it:
- the LOC128331771 gene encoding diacylglycerol kinase kappa-like, with protein sequence MPEPLPAPRITNNILGEELTEEPSMPEPLPALRITNDILGEELTEDPLVTEPLPEPRMTNDIRREALTEEPSMPEPLPTPGITNNILGEALTEQPSMPEPLPATHITNDILGEELTEEPSVPEPLPAPRMTNDILVEELTEETSMTEPLPAPGMTNDILGEELTEETSMPEPLPASGMTNDILVEELTDEPSMPEPLPAPRITNNILGEELTEEPFMPEPIPAPRINNNILGEELTEEPSMPEPLQAPRITNDILGEELTKEIYMTEPFQHLA